In Kineococcus sp. NBC_00420, a single genomic region encodes these proteins:
- a CDS encoding aminotransferase-like domain-containing protein, giving the protein MVDDSTVTVADSLRAWVVTASPGSRLPSNRELVARFGVSPVTVQKAFRRLTTAGLIETRPGVGTFVRARPAVRPADYGWQTAALRAPHTRPPAVSAPMRSADPDAIALHSGYPARDLLPERLLRNAFARVGRSESGWTRSSVAGDPDLRSWFAGELAAVTPAGTTPPAARDVVVLPGTQSGLSSVFRALVGSGHPVLVESPTYWGALLAAAQAGVDVVPVRGGPDGPDPADLARAFTETGARAFYAQPTFANPTGARWSAERADQVLDVVRAHDAFLVEDDWAHDFAVEGEVSPVAARDDAGHVVYLRSLTKSVSPAVRVGALVARGPARERILTDRLAESVYVSAVLQAVALEVVTAPGWRTHLRTMRGNLRARRDLMVEELQRRVPSAHLALVPAGGLNLWARLPEGTDVQRLVRECEAEGVVVAAGDEWFPAEPSGPFVRVNYSGPEPERFGEGLAILGRVLARQEG; this is encoded by the coding sequence ATGGTCGACGATAGCACCGTCACGGTGGCCGACAGCCTGCGCGCGTGGGTGGTGACGGCCTCACCCGGATCGCGGCTGCCGTCGAACCGTGAGCTCGTCGCACGGTTCGGGGTGAGCCCCGTGACCGTCCAGAAGGCGTTCCGGCGGTTGACCACCGCCGGCCTCATCGAGACCCGGCCGGGGGTCGGCACCTTCGTCCGGGCCCGACCCGCCGTGCGGCCGGCGGACTACGGCTGGCAGACGGCGGCCCTGCGGGCTCCGCACACCCGACCGCCGGCCGTGTCGGCGCCGATGCGCTCGGCCGACCCGGACGCCATCGCCCTGCACTCCGGGTACCCGGCCCGCGACCTGCTGCCGGAACGGCTGTTGCGCAACGCCTTCGCCCGGGTGGGCCGGAGCGAGTCGGGGTGGACGCGGTCGTCGGTGGCGGGTGACCCCGACCTGCGGTCCTGGTTCGCCGGTGAGCTCGCGGCGGTCACCCCGGCCGGGACCACCCCGCCCGCGGCGCGCGACGTCGTCGTCCTGCCGGGAACCCAGAGCGGGCTCAGCTCGGTGTTCCGGGCGCTCGTGGGTTCCGGGCACCCGGTGCTGGTGGAGTCCCCGACCTACTGGGGTGCCCTGCTGGCCGCGGCCCAGGCGGGGGTGGACGTCGTCCCGGTCCGGGGTGGCCCCGACGGGCCGGACCCGGCCGACCTGGCCCGCGCCTTCACCGAGACCGGTGCCCGCGCGTTCTACGCCCAGCCCACGTTCGCGAACCCCACCGGAGCGCGGTGGAGCGCGGAACGGGCCGACCAGGTCCTCGACGTGGTGCGCGCCCACGACGCCTTCCTCGTCGAGGACGACTGGGCGCACGACTTCGCCGTCGAGGGTGAGGTGTCGCCGGTCGCCGCCCGGGACGACGCGGGTCACGTCGTCTACCTGCGGTCGCTGACCAAGAGCGTGTCGCCGGCCGTGCGGGTGGGAGCGCTGGTGGCCCGCGGACCGGCCCGCGAACGCATCCTCACCGACCGCCTCGCCGAGTCGGTCTACGTCAGCGCCGTCCTGCAGGCCGTGGCCCTGGAGGTCGTGACGGCTCCCGGCTGGCGCACCCACCTGCGGACGATGCGGGGGAACCTGCGGGCTCGTCGGGACCTGATGGTCGAGGAACTGCAGCGCCGGGTCCCCTCGGCGCACCTGGCGCTGGTCCCCGCCGGTGGCCTCAACCTGTGGGCCCGCCTGCCCGAGGGCACCGACGTCCAGCGCCTGGTGCGCGAGTGCGAAGCGGAGGGCGTGGTGGTCGCGGCGGGCGACGAGTGGTTCCCCGCCGAACCGTCGGGCCCGTTCGTGCGGGTGAACTACTCCGGACCGGAACCGGAGCGGTTCGGCGAGGGTCTCGCGATCCTCGGGCGGGTGCTGGCCCGGCAGGAGGGGTGA
- a CDS encoding L-fuconate dehydratase, with protein MARFTTFTTHDVRFPTSRDLDGSDAMNPDPDYSAAYLVIGTDDADGLQGHGFAFTIGRGNDVQVAAIDALAGHLLGRDVDAVLDDMGATWKSFVDDSQLRWLGPEKGVMHMAISAVVNALWDLRAKRAGLPLWDLLGRMSPEELVALVDFRYLTDALTRDDALQILRAAEPGRAARREELLSRGFPAYTTTPGWLGYSDEKLVRLAHEAVAEGFTQIKLKVGANVEDDVRRMRIAREAVGPDVRIAVDANQRWDVGPAIEWIGALAPFDPWWVEEPTSPDDVLGHAAIRRAVSPVKIATGEHVQNRIVFKQLLQAGSLDVLQIDAARVAGVNENVAILLLAAKFGVPVCPHAGGVGLCELVQHLSMFDFVAVAGTTQDRVIEYVDHLHEHFVDPVDVSGGCYHAPRNPGFSAEIHPGTLQHFAFPDGAEWRPVATEVPA; from the coding sequence ATGGCCCGGTTCACGACGTTCACGACCCACGACGTGCGGTTCCCGACCTCGCGCGACCTCGACGGCTCCGACGCGATGAACCCCGACCCGGACTACTCCGCCGCCTACCTCGTCATCGGCACCGACGATGCCGACGGGCTGCAGGGGCACGGTTTCGCGTTCACCATCGGCCGCGGCAACGACGTGCAGGTCGCGGCCATCGACGCCCTCGCCGGCCACCTCCTCGGCCGTGACGTCGACGCGGTGCTCGACGACATGGGCGCCACCTGGAAGTCCTTCGTCGACGACTCGCAGCTGCGCTGGCTGGGACCCGAGAAGGGCGTCATGCACATGGCGATCTCGGCGGTCGTCAACGCGCTCTGGGACCTGCGGGCCAAACGGGCCGGTCTGCCGTTGTGGGACCTGCTGGGGCGCATGTCCCCGGAGGAGCTCGTCGCGCTCGTCGACTTCCGCTACCTGACCGACGCGCTGACCCGCGACGACGCGCTGCAGATCCTGCGCGCCGCGGAACCGGGGCGGGCCGCCCGCCGGGAGGAGCTGCTGAGCCGTGGTTTCCCCGCCTACACGACGACGCCCGGCTGGCTCGGCTACTCCGACGAGAAGCTCGTGCGGCTCGCCCACGAGGCCGTCGCGGAGGGTTTCACCCAGATCAAGCTGAAGGTCGGCGCGAACGTCGAGGACGACGTGCGGAGGATGCGCATCGCGCGGGAGGCCGTCGGACCGGACGTGCGGATCGCCGTCGACGCCAACCAGCGCTGGGACGTCGGCCCCGCGATCGAGTGGATCGGAGCGCTCGCGCCGTTCGACCCGTGGTGGGTGGAGGAACCGACGAGCCCCGACGACGTCCTCGGCCACGCCGCGATCCGCCGGGCCGTGAGCCCCGTGAAGATCGCCACGGGTGAGCACGTGCAGAACCGGATCGTGTTCAAGCAGCTCCTCCAGGCCGGTTCCCTCGACGTGCTGCAGATCGACGCGGCCCGGGTCGCGGGGGTCAACGAGAACGTGGCGATCCTGCTGCTCGCCGCGAAGTTCGGCGTCCCGGTCTGCCCGCACGCGGGCGGCGTGGGGTTGTGCGAACTCGTGCAGCACCTGTCGATGTTCGACTTCGTCGCCGTCGCGGGCACCACGCAGGACCGGGTGATCGAGTACGTCGACCACCTGCACGAGCACTTCGTCGACCCCGTCGACGTCTCCGGCGGGTGCTACCACGCGCCGCGGAACCCGGGTTTCAGCGCAGAGATCCACCCGGGGACCCTGCAGCACTTCGCCTTCCCGGACGGCGCCGAGTGGCGCCCCGTCGCGACGGAGGTGCCGGCGTGA
- a CDS encoding L-rhamnose mutarotase: MERTLHTRLHEDAVEDYDRLHARVPDDLLQALAEAGVRDWRIWRDGCDVFHWLDVEDYQVMREHLRDHPANLAWQARVTPLQSAADDYSGGDDGLPFVWSFRDQQGGNG; encoded by the coding sequence ATGGAGAGGACGTTGCACACCCGCCTGCACGAGGACGCGGTCGAGGACTACGACCGGTTGCACGCCAGGGTTCCCGACGACCTCCTGCAGGCCCTGGCCGAGGCCGGGGTGCGTGACTGGCGGATCTGGCGCGACGGCTGCGACGTCTTCCACTGGCTCGACGTCGAGGACTACCAGGTGATGCGCGAACACCTCCGGGACCACCCCGCGAACCTGGCCTGGCAGGCGCGGGTGACCCCCCTGCAGTCGGCGGCCGACGACTACTCCGGCGGGGACGACGGCCTGCCGTTCGTGTGGAGCTTCCGGGACCAGCAGGGCGGGAACGGCTGA
- a CDS encoding alpha-L-fucosidase produces the protein MAMFTDAPQRPELYRKFEREVPQWYRDVKFGIFVHWGAYSVPAWAEPIGELGTIDPHEWMKHNPYAEWYANTIRLDGSPAQQHHAEVHGGKPYDEFLDEWSASEFDPVDLVALFRRAGAGYLVPTTKHHDGITLWDAPGTGTRNTVARGPRRDIVAEFAAAARAAGMKFGTYYSGGLDWHFTDLAPHDGDPLLENRPVDAAYNSYAFAHVADLIAKYAPDVLWGDIEWPDAGKPDGPESFARILERYYAAVPEGVVNDRWGLTHWDFRTSEYQAGRDAESQGVWENCRGIGYSFGYNQVEDASHYLDGPGAVRHLLDVVSRGGNFLLNVGPDEAGRIPELQRRCLEQVGDWMELNSTAVHGTTTWVEGSASEEPWVRFTRSGDVVHAVVDATGPVTLDVPAGSLSPASARLPDGTPVPAREEDGRVVLEVPAATVPGPVVVDLDLA, from the coding sequence GTGGCCATGTTCACCGACGCCCCGCAGCGTCCCGAGCTGTACCGGAAGTTCGAACGCGAGGTCCCGCAGTGGTACCGGGACGTCAAGTTCGGGATCTTCGTCCACTGGGGTGCCTACTCGGTGCCGGCCTGGGCCGAACCCATCGGCGAGCTCGGCACGATCGACCCCCACGAGTGGATGAAGCACAACCCCTACGCCGAGTGGTACGCGAACACCATCCGCCTCGACGGCTCTCCCGCCCAGCAGCACCACGCGGAGGTGCACGGCGGGAAGCCCTACGACGAGTTCCTCGACGAGTGGTCCGCGTCGGAGTTCGACCCGGTCGACCTGGTGGCGCTCTTCCGGCGCGCGGGTGCGGGGTACCTCGTCCCGACCACCAAGCACCACGACGGCATCACGTTGTGGGACGCCCCGGGCACGGGAACCCGCAACACCGTGGCCCGCGGCCCGCGGCGGGACATCGTCGCCGAGTTCGCGGCGGCCGCCCGCGCCGCCGGGATGAAGTTCGGCACCTACTACTCCGGCGGCCTCGACTGGCACTTCACCGACCTGGCCCCGCACGACGGCGACCCGCTGCTGGAGAACCGCCCCGTGGACGCGGCGTACAACTCCTACGCCTTCGCCCACGTCGCCGACCTCATCGCGAAGTACGCCCCGGACGTCCTCTGGGGTGACATCGAGTGGCCCGACGCAGGCAAGCCCGACGGCCCGGAGAGCTTCGCCCGCATCCTCGAGCGGTACTACGCCGCCGTGCCCGAGGGTGTGGTCAACGACCGCTGGGGACTGACGCACTGGGACTTCCGGACGAGTGAGTACCAGGCCGGTCGCGACGCCGAGTCGCAGGGCGTGTGGGAGAACTGCCGCGGGATCGGGTACTCGTTCGGCTACAACCAGGTCGAGGACGCCTCGCACTACCTGGACGGGCCGGGCGCGGTGCGCCACCTGCTGGACGTCGTCTCCCGCGGCGGGAACTTCCTGCTCAACGTCGGTCCGGACGAGGCCGGTCGCATCCCGGAACTGCAGCGGCGCTGCCTCGAACAGGTCGGGGACTGGATGGAGCTGAACTCCACCGCGGTGCACGGGACGACGACGTGGGTGGAGGGTTCCGCCTCGGAGGAGCCGTGGGTCCGCTTCACCCGCAGCGGTGACGTCGTGCACGCCGTCGTCGACGCGACCGGCCCGGTGACCCTCGACGTCCCCGCCGGGTCGCTCTCGCCCGCTTCGGCCCGGCTGCCCGACGGCACTCCGGTGCCGGCGCGGGAGGAGGACGGCCGGGTCGTGCTCGAGGTCCCCGCCGCGACGGTGCCCGGTCCGGTCGTGGTGGACCTCGACCTGGCGTGA
- a CDS encoding fumarylacetoacetate hydrolase family protein, with the protein MKIMRIGAPGSERPVALLGDGRHVDLSEVLDPRTAWTEQDLDRARAALADAAPTDVAGERVGSPIPRPGAVVCIGLNYRDHAAETGAQVPGEPVVFLKVPSTVIGPFDEVLVPRGSVKTDYEVELGVVLGRRVRYLDSAEEGLAAVAGYVVSHDVSEREFQLERGGTWDKGKNCETFNPLGPWFVTADEVPDPTSLGLRCWVDGELRQDGTTKDLVFGIGELVRYLSRFMVLEAGDVINTGTPAGVALGRPDPKPYLRAGQVVECEIDGLGRMRQTVGAA; encoded by the coding sequence ATGAAGATCATGCGCATCGGAGCACCGGGTTCGGAACGGCCCGTGGCCCTGCTCGGGGACGGCCGCCACGTGGACCTCTCCGAGGTGCTCGACCCGCGCACGGCGTGGACCGAGCAGGACCTCGACCGGGCCCGCGCGGCCCTCGCGGACGCCGCCCCGACCGACGTCGCGGGGGAGCGGGTGGGCAGCCCGATCCCCCGACCGGGCGCCGTCGTCTGCATCGGGCTGAACTACCGCGACCACGCGGCCGAGACCGGTGCGCAGGTGCCCGGAGAACCCGTCGTCTTCCTCAAGGTCCCCTCGACCGTGATCGGCCCCTTCGACGAGGTCCTCGTCCCGCGGGGCAGCGTGAAGACCGACTACGAGGTGGAACTCGGGGTCGTCCTCGGCCGCCGGGTCCGCTACCTGGACTCCGCCGAGGAGGGGCTGGCCGCCGTCGCGGGCTACGTCGTGTCGCACGACGTCTCGGAACGGGAGTTCCAGCTCGAACGGGGCGGTACCTGGGACAAGGGGAAGAACTGCGAGACGTTCAACCCGCTCGGTCCGTGGTTCGTCACGGCCGACGAGGTGCCCGACCCGACGTCGCTGGGCCTGCGGTGCTGGGTCGACGGTGAACTCCGCCAGGACGGCACGACGAAGGACCTGGTGTTCGGGATCGGTGAGCTCGTCCGCTACCTCAGCCGGTTCATGGTGCTCGAGGCGGGGGACGTCATCAACACCGGGACCCCGGCGGGGGTGGCCCTGGGCCGGCCCGACCCCAAGCCGTACCTGCGGGCCGGGCAGGTCGTGGAGTGCGAGATCGACGGCCTCGGCCGCATGCGGCAGACGGTGGGGGCGGCCTGA
- a CDS encoding SDR family NAD(P)-dependent oxidoreductase has product MSGMDGLRVLVTGGASGIGAATAARFEEEGARVVVLDRERAEGFTSVVADLSDDASVRAAVAEAVETLGGLDVLVNNAGIGATGSVADNDDEEWHRVFDVNVLGIVRTTRAALPALRASEHAAVVNTCSIAAWTGLPQRAVYSATKGAVQALTLAMAADHLADGIRVNCVNPGTADTPWVQRLLDASADPAAERAALQARQPTGRLVSAEEVAHAIVHLADPRSSATTGVALAVDGGLHTLRLPARSV; this is encoded by the coding sequence GTGAGCGGGATGGACGGGCTGCGGGTGCTGGTGACCGGGGGCGCCTCGGGGATCGGCGCGGCCACGGCGGCACGCTTCGAGGAGGAGGGGGCGCGGGTCGTCGTGCTCGACCGGGAACGCGCGGAGGGGTTCACCTCGGTGGTGGCCGACCTCTCCGACGACGCCTCCGTCCGAGCGGCGGTCGCGGAGGCCGTCGAGACCCTCGGCGGGCTCGACGTCCTGGTCAACAACGCGGGGATCGGAGCGACCGGGAGCGTCGCCGACAACGACGACGAGGAGTGGCACCGCGTGTTCGACGTCAACGTGCTGGGCATCGTGCGCACCACCCGGGCCGCGCTGCCGGCCCTGCGCGCCTCCGAGCACGCGGCCGTGGTGAACACGTGCTCCATCGCGGCGTGGACGGGACTGCCGCAGCGCGCCGTCTACTCTGCCACCAAGGGCGCCGTGCAGGCGCTCACCCTCGCGATGGCCGCCGACCACCTGGCCGACGGGATCCGGGTCAACTGCGTGAACCCGGGGACGGCGGACACGCCATGGGTGCAGCGCCTGCTCGACGCCAGCGCCGACCCGGCCGCCGAACGGGCTGCGCTGCAGGCCCGGCAGCCCACCGGACGCCTGGTGAGCGCGGAGGAGGTCGCGCACGCGATCGTCCACCTCGCCGACCCGCGGTCCTCGGCCACCACCGGCGTCGCGCTGGCGGTGGACGGTGGCCTGCACACGCTCCGTCTCCCCGCCCGGAGCGTGTGA
- a CDS encoding YdcF family protein: MFLVVEAAHRIASRRGFPAGGGGGAPDVVLVLGCPSRRDGSLHPLQRWRTEIAVRTAPAARLVFSGFAGDHGRSEAAVMAEHARDDLAVPPDRIVLETAARTTWENVELTLGELQRGGRVAIASSPLHALRARRYLLQQRPDLALRLVPAADYRFGERWRWKALTLLYDVLRSVSFRLRVDRAGETSDVH, encoded by the coding sequence GTGTTCCTCGTCGTCGAGGCCGCCCACCGGATCGCCTCGCGGCGGGGGTTCCCGGCGGGCGGGGGAGGAGGCGCGCCCGACGTCGTCCTCGTCCTCGGCTGCCCGTCCCGTCGTGACGGCTCGCTGCACCCCCTGCAGCGCTGGCGCACCGAGATCGCCGTCCGGACCGCACCCGCTGCGCGTCTGGTGTTCTCCGGTTTCGCGGGGGACCACGGTCGCAGCGAGGCCGCGGTGATGGCCGAGCACGCCCGGGACGACCTCGCCGTCCCGCCCGACCGGATCGTGCTCGAGACCGCCGCCCGCACCACCTGGGAGAACGTCGAGCTCACCCTGGGGGAGCTGCAGCGGGGTGGACGGGTGGCCATCGCCTCCTCCCCGCTGCACGCGTTGCGGGCCCGCCGCTACCTCCTGCAGCAGCGGCCGGACCTGGCGCTGCGGCTGGTGCCCGCGGCGGACTACCGCTTCGGTGAACGGTGGCGATGGAAGGCGCTGACCCTCCTCTACGACGTTCTGCGCTCGGTGTCGTTCCGGTTGCGCGTCGACCGAGCGGGTGAGACATCCGATGTCCACTGA
- a CDS encoding DMT family transporter, translated as MSRQSNAIEVSRQVLPPAPAAGGLLWGSLGVLAFSFTVPLTRIAVGGLAPLFIGSGRAVVAAVLAALALRVTRAARPTSRQWLRLAVVAGGVVAGFPLLTSFALTSTPAVHGAVVIAVLPAATAVTAVLRTGERPPTTFWVTAAIGAGAAVAFAAVQGGGAGGLHHAADLLLLGAVAAAAIGYAEGGLLARELGSWQTISWALVLASPAMLALTLVSAVSTPPAATAGQWAAFGYLAVVSTFLGFFAWYRGLGIGPMTRVSQVQLVQPVLTITWAALLLGEPLTATTAVGGLLVIGSAALAVRSRTRS; from the coding sequence ATGAGCAGGCAGAGTAACGCTATCGAGGTTTCGCGCCAGGTGTTACCGCCTGCGCCGGCCGCCGGTGGACTGCTCTGGGGCAGCCTCGGCGTGCTCGCCTTCTCCTTCACCGTCCCCCTCACCCGCATCGCGGTGGGCGGGCTGGCCCCGTTGTTCATCGGTTCCGGGCGCGCCGTCGTGGCGGCGGTGCTCGCCGCCCTGGCCCTGCGGGTGACCCGGGCCGCGCGCCCGACCTCCCGGCAGTGGCTGCGCCTCGCGGTCGTCGCGGGCGGGGTGGTGGCCGGGTTCCCGTTGCTCACCTCCTTCGCCCTGACGAGCACCCCCGCCGTCCACGGTGCCGTGGTCATCGCCGTGCTGCCGGCCGCGACCGCGGTGACGGCCGTCCTGCGCACCGGCGAGCGACCGCCGACGACCTTCTGGGTCACCGCGGCGATCGGAGCGGGCGCCGCCGTCGCCTTCGCGGCCGTGCAGGGGGGTGGGGCAGGCGGGTTGCACCACGCCGCCGACCTGCTCCTCCTGGGGGCCGTCGCGGCCGCGGCGATCGGCTACGCCGAGGGCGGGCTGCTGGCGCGGGAACTCGGGTCGTGGCAGACGATCTCCTGGGCCCTCGTGCTGGCCTCACCGGCGATGCTCGCGCTGACCCTCGTCTCCGCGGTGAGCACTCCCCCGGCCGCCACGGCCGGGCAGTGGGCCGCCTTCGGCTACCTCGCCGTGGTGAGCACGTTCCTCGGGTTCTTCGCCTGGTACCGCGGTCTGGGCATCGGCCCGATGACCCGGGTCAGCCAGGTGCAACTGGTGCAACCCGTCCTGACCATCACCTGGGCGGCTCTGCTGCTCGGGGAACCCCTGACCGCGACGACGGCCGTGGGCGGACTCCTCGTCATCGGGTCCGCCGCCCTCGCCGTCCGCTCGCGGACCCGATCGTGA
- a CDS encoding amidohydrolase family protein: MTSVIDAHHHLWNPAVRAYPWMVDELAKPFTLEDLRQVTASAGVDRTLLVQTVSDLAETREFLATAAASQGLIAGVVGWVEPTGDVAGQIAELRDGPGGDLLVGVRHQVEDEADPDWFARPGVVDGARSAAGAGLVTDLLVRFDQLPSATRLVDAVPDGRFVLDHGAKPPMGTEDYGVWETGVREVARRPQVVGKLSGLFTLDHQELLPVAVAHLIDVFGPDRLVFGTDWPVSTLAQEYADVVARTRELLSGFSTSERDAVLAGNAVSTYQLQPL; the protein is encoded by the coding sequence ATGACCTCGGTGATCGACGCCCACCACCACCTCTGGAACCCCGCGGTCCGCGCGTACCCGTGGATGGTGGACGAACTGGCGAAACCCTTCACCCTCGAGGACCTGCGGCAGGTGACGGCGTCGGCCGGGGTGGACCGCACCCTGCTCGTCCAGACCGTCTCCGACCTCGCCGAGACGCGGGAGTTCCTCGCGACCGCGGCTGCGTCGCAGGGGCTCATCGCCGGCGTCGTCGGCTGGGTGGAACCCACCGGCGACGTCGCGGGGCAGATCGCGGAACTCCGGGACGGGCCGGGGGGCGACCTCCTCGTCGGGGTCCGCCACCAGGTCGAGGACGAGGCCGACCCGGACTGGTTCGCCCGTCCCGGGGTGGTGGACGGTGCGCGGTCGGCCGCCGGCGCGGGGTTGGTGACCGACCTGCTCGTGCGCTTCGACCAGCTCCCGTCGGCGACGAGGCTCGTGGACGCGGTGCCCGACGGTCGTTTCGTCCTCGACCACGGGGCCAAACCCCCGATGGGTACCGAGGACTACGGCGTGTGGGAGACCGGGGTCCGGGAGGTCGCCCGCCGCCCGCAGGTCGTCGGCAAGCTCTCCGGGCTCTTCACCCTGGACCACCAGGAACTCCTCCCCGTCGCCGTCGCCCACCTGATCGACGTCTTCGGTCCGGACCGGCTGGTCTTCGGGACCGACTGGCCGGTCAGCACCCTCGCCCAGGAGTACGCCGACGTCGTGGCCCGCACCCGGGAACTCCTGAGCGGGTTCTCGACCTCCGAACGCGACGCCGTCCTGGCCGGGAACGCCGTCTCCACCTACCAGCTGCAACCCCTCTGA
- a CDS encoding dihydrofolate reductase family protein yields the protein MRRLTYHVGTTLDGFIAGPAGEFDFFPVSADHLAQMVAEHPEVLPSAARRAMGVDELPNLRFDTVVMGWDTYRPALEAGIGSPYAHLRQVVASRTRSPQDPAVEGTADALATVRSLKAEDGLGIWLAGGGRLAGALAEEVDDLVLKVYPVVAGDGIRVFSGGFSVRAFDATGSRTFDSGAVVLSYARQR from the coding sequence GTGCGACGCCTCACCTACCACGTCGGGACGACCCTCGACGGGTTCATCGCCGGGCCCGCGGGTGAGTTCGACTTCTTCCCCGTCAGCGCGGACCACCTCGCGCAGATGGTCGCCGAGCACCCCGAGGTCCTGCCGAGCGCGGCGCGGCGGGCGATGGGGGTCGACGAGCTGCCCAACCTCCGCTTCGACACCGTCGTGATGGGCTGGGACACCTACCGTCCCGCACTGGAGGCGGGCATCGGCAGTCCCTACGCCCACCTGCGCCAGGTCGTCGCGTCCAGGACGCGCAGCCCGCAGGACCCGGCGGTGGAGGGCACCGCGGACGCGCTCGCGACCGTCCGGAGCCTGAAGGCCGAGGACGGTCTCGGGATCTGGCTGGCCGGTGGTGGACGACTCGCCGGTGCCCTGGCCGAGGAGGTCGACGACCTGGTGCTCAAGGTGTACCCCGTGGTCGCCGGTGACGGGATCCGGGTCTTCTCCGGCGGGTTCTCCGTCCGGGCCTTCGACGCGACCGGCTCGCGCACGTTCGACAGCGGGGCGGTGGTCCTGTCCTACGCCAGGCAGCGCTGA
- a CDS encoding FadR/GntR family transcriptional regulator has translation MALTDEAIEQIKQMILGGELRPGDRLPREAELSAALGLSRNSLREAVRALALINVLDVRQGDGTYVSSLEPGVMLDAVTFVVDVQRDDSLLEFLEVRRLLEPAATSMATTRMDDAEITALADLLDELGPDPTVEDLVANDQEFHRRIALGSGNSVLASLIESFSGPLHRARVWRGLTQESATTRTLDEHRAIQQAMATRRHDVARAWAEVHVAGVEQWLRSVSADHGGEGPLPPD, from the coding sequence GTGGCGCTCACCGACGAGGCCATCGAGCAGATCAAGCAGATGATCCTCGGCGGGGAACTCCGGCCGGGTGACCGGCTGCCCCGCGAGGCGGAACTCAGCGCCGCCCTCGGGCTGTCCCGCAACTCGCTGCGCGAAGCCGTCCGGGCGCTGGCCCTCATCAACGTCCTCGACGTCCGGCAGGGGGACGGCACCTACGTCTCCAGCCTCGAACCCGGGGTGATGCTGGACGCCGTGACGTTCGTCGTGGACGTCCAGCGCGACGACTCGCTGCTGGAGTTCCTCGAGGTCCGCCGACTGCTCGAACCCGCCGCGACGTCGATGGCGACGACCCGCATGGACGACGCCGAGATCACCGCACTCGCCGACCTGCTCGACGAACTGGGTCCCGACCCCACCGTGGAGGACCTGGTCGCCAACGACCAGGAGTTCCACCGGCGGATCGCCCTGGGGTCCGGGAACTCCGTCCTCGCCTCTCTCATCGAGAGCTTCTCCGGCCCGCTGCACCGGGCCCGCGTGTGGCGCGGGCTGACCCAGGAGTCCGCGACGACCCGGACCCTCGACGAGCACCGCGCCATCCAGCAGGCGATGGCCACGCGCCGGCACGACGTGGCCCGGGCCTGGGCCGAGGTCCACGTCGCGGGCGTCGAGCAGTGGTTGCGGTCGGTCAGTGCCGACCACGGTGGCGAGGGACCTCTCCCGCCCGACTGA
- a CDS encoding aldo/keto reductase yields MLDLGRWGLGAAALGNLYTAVDDATARATVDACWDAGIRYVDTAPHYGLGLSEQRVGAALRERPRGEFVLETKVGRLLRPVPAQGRDNEGGFDVPAAFERVWDFSAAGVRRSVEESLARLGLDRIDVALVHDPDDHVEEARAGAFPELLRMREEGLIAAVGVGMNQTELPTRFVEEFDLDVVLVAGRYHLLDASALTELLPTAVRRGTAVVLGGVFASGILAHDDPPAEATYAYAPAPAELLERARRIAVVAREHGTTLPAVAVQAASAHPGVASLVLGMRSPAEVARNAALFDTPVPPEAWEALQREHLLPAGMPVPTEAGA; encoded by the coding sequence GTGCTGGACCTCGGGCGCTGGGGATTGGGCGCGGCCGCCCTCGGGAACCTCTACACGGCCGTGGACGACGCCACCGCCCGCGCGACCGTCGACGCCTGCTGGGACGCCGGGATCCGCTACGTCGACACCGCACCGCACTACGGGCTCGGGCTGTCGGAGCAGCGGGTGGGTGCCGCGTTGCGCGAGCGGCCCCGCGGTGAGTTCGTGCTGGAGACCAAGGTGGGCCGGCTGCTGAGACCGGTGCCCGCCCAGGGACGCGACAACGAGGGCGGGTTCGACGTCCCCGCGGCCTTCGAGCGGGTCTGGGACTTCTCCGCGGCGGGGGTGCGGAGGTCGGTGGAGGAGAGCCTGGCACGTCTCGGGCTGGACCGCATCGACGTCGCCCTCGTGCACGACCCCGACGATCACGTCGAGGAGGCCCGGGCCGGGGCGTTCCCGGAACTCCTGCGGATGCGCGAGGAGGGACTGATCGCCGCCGTCGGCGTCGGGATGAACCAGACGGAACTCCCGACCCGCTTCGTCGAGGAGTTCGACCTCGACGTCGTCCTCGTCGCCGGGCGCTACCACCTGCTCGACGCGAGCGCGCTGACGGAGCTGTTGCCGACCGCGGTGCGCCGGGGGACGGCCGTCGTCCTCGGCGGGGTGTTCGCCTCCGGGATCCTGGCCCACGACGATCCGCCGGCCGAGGCCACCTACGCCTACGCACCGGCGCCGGCGGAACTGCTGGAGCGGGCGCGGCGGATCGCGGTGGTCGCCCGCGAGCACGGGACGACGTTGCCGGCGGTGGCGGTGCAGGCCGCTTCCGCGCACCCGGGCGTCGCCTCGCTCGTGCTGGGGATGCGTTCCCCGGCGGAGGTCGCCCGCAACGCGGCGCTCTTCGACACCCCGGTGCCCCCGGAGGCCTGGGAGGCGTTGCAGCGCGAACACCTGCTGCCCGCGGGGATGCCGGTGCCGACGGAGGCCGGCGCATGA